The following coding sequences lie in one Pontibacter sp. G13 genomic window:
- a CDS encoding DUF255 domain-containing protein yields MIARIFLLNLMFILALGTSHNLQAAGIEFFHGTWQEALDKAKAERKLIFMDAFTTWCGPCKAMARNTFTDAKVGDMFNKEFINVKMDMERGEGPDIARQYQVSAYPTFLFINHRGEIVHKGLGYMPPAKFMDEARKALDPKKNQTLLELEFEEGSEDPYVLYNYAVNLHAQNKDYREAADTYFATQSEKALLSERNWKAMVDMVDDPQSREFQYLLDKRKKFCKAHGELEVNAKIVSVLEQSVLLAAKSGQKSLYQDALKITKTYIDDGNFTDHYLKMTYAEATGDWGDYAYKTVLFFEEHQVTNPKMLNHAAKNFVIHVDDQEQLEKAVQWARQSIALKNEPWNNETYARLLLKLEDHQGAMRTANKARSLAEMKGESTIRLDLLIDQIRDAMNDW; encoded by the coding sequence ATGATCGCTCGTATTTTTCTACTGAATCTGATGTTCATTTTGGCACTGGGGACCTCTCATAATCTCCAAGCCGCCGGGATTGAATTCTTCCATGGAACTTGGCAAGAAGCCCTGGACAAAGCCAAAGCTGAAAGGAAATTGATCTTCATGGATGCCTTCACTACTTGGTGCGGCCCATGCAAGGCTATGGCGCGAAATACATTCACCGATGCCAAGGTCGGGGATATGTTCAACAAGGAGTTCATCAATGTCAAGATGGATATGGAGCGTGGGGAAGGACCGGACATTGCCCGCCAATATCAGGTATCTGCCTATCCGACGTTTCTGTTCATCAACCATCGTGGAGAAATTGTCCACAAAGGCTTGGGATACATGCCGCCAGCAAAGTTCATGGATGAGGCTCGGAAAGCACTCGATCCCAAGAAGAATCAGACGTTACTCGAACTAGAATTCGAAGAAGGCTCAGAAGATCCATACGTTTTGTACAATTATGCCGTGAACCTGCACGCACAAAACAAGGATTATCGCGAGGCTGCGGATACGTATTTTGCGACCCAATCTGAAAAGGCGCTCCTATCTGAGCGGAATTGGAAAGCCATGGTGGATATGGTGGATGACCCTCAATCTCGCGAGTTTCAGTACTTGCTGGACAAGCGGAAGAAATTCTGCAAGGCTCATGGAGAGTTGGAGGTGAATGCCAAGATCGTTTCTGTGTTGGAACAATCTGTACTTTTGGCTGCCAAATCTGGGCAAAAATCCCTGTATCAAGATGCACTGAAAATCACCAAGACTTATATTGATGATGGCAATTTTACGGACCATTACCTCAAGATGACCTATGCTGAGGCGACTGGAGATTGGGGGGATTATGCCTACAAAACGGTCCTTTTCTTCGAAGAACATCAGGTGACCAATCCCAAAATGTTGAACCATGCCGCCAAGAATTTTGTGATCCATGTGGACGATCAGGAACAATTGGAAAAGGCGGTCCAATGGGCCAGACAATCGATTGCCTTGAAGAACGAACCTTGGAATAATGAAACCTATGCTCGACTTCTGCTGAAGCTGGAAGATCATCAGGGGGCGATGCGTACTGCGAATAAGGCGAGAAGTCTTGCCGAAATGAAAGGCGAATCCACCATCCGGTTAGATCTGCTGATTGATCAAATCCGTGATGCGATGAATGACTGGTAA
- a CDS encoding SDR family NAD(P)-dependent oxidoreductase gives MKPISLVTGANRGIGLEISHQLARKGHQVIMAGRNMDKVRIAAEQVMYDAFPLELDVADMVSIQLAAETVEQHFGRIDVLLHNAGIAGSSAGAMDGSFVEKERVIQTNFLGPWQTSQAFLPMLRSSSDGRIIHVSSGMGATESLTAGGSAAYRLSKSSLNALTILMAAELAPFGISVNSVCPGWVRTDMGGASAPGSVEEGADTPVWAATEPNFPTGKFFRARKEIPW, from the coding sequence ATGAAACCGATCTCACTCGTTACAGGTGCCAATAGAGGAATTGGCCTAGAAATATCTCACCAACTGGCCCGAAAAGGTCATCAGGTCATCATGGCAGGCCGCAATATGGACAAAGTCCGAATTGCCGCTGAACAAGTCATGTATGACGCTTTTCCTTTGGAACTGGACGTGGCAGATATGGTATCCATTCAGTTAGCTGCAGAAACCGTGGAGCAGCACTTCGGCCGAATCGATGTGCTGCTCCATAATGCCGGAATTGCCGGATCGAGTGCTGGGGCAATGGATGGTTCTTTTGTCGAAAAGGAGCGAGTCATCCAGACCAATTTCTTGGGGCCTTGGCAAACGAGCCAAGCATTTTTACCCATGCTTCGATCCTCTTCTGATGGAAGGATCATTCATGTTTCTTCCGGAATGGGGGCCACTGAAAGCCTCACTGCTGGCGGGTCAGCTGCCTATCGACTCTCCAAATCTTCCCTCAATGCCCTCACTATTTTGATGGCCGCAGAGCTTGCGCCATTTGGGATTTCTGTCAATTCGGTTTGCCCCGGATGGGTTCGTACGGACATGGGAGGTGCTTCTGCACCCGGAAGTGTGGAAGAAGGAGCGGATACACCCGTTTGGGCAGCAACGGAGCCCAACTTCCCAACCGGGAAGTTTTTCCGAGCAAGAAAGGAAATTCCTTGGTAA
- a CDS encoding dipeptide epimerase has protein sequence MKITDIIVSRRQLALTRPYTIAYKTVSSVDMCWVEVHTDQGIIGKGSANPSKQVVGESMDDTMEALSGELLDRLKGHDIRTCPAICESLHTWLPAQPGAKAALDIALHDAWGQVLGLPLVSIWGQQHAALPTSITIGIKDVAETLEEADEYIGRGFKILKVKLGQSLQEDLERLAKLRETFGESIGIRVDANQGYTPEQVSVFFKETEEWAIELVEQPIPADEVAEMRKFPRETRNLIAADESLVTADDAWQLAQMPKACGIFNIKLMKCGGIHQARRIAEVARLSDTELMWGCNDESVVSIAAALHTALSYSHTRYLDLDGSLDLASDLAKGGFVLKDGMMSLAGRPGLGVY, from the coding sequence ATGAAGATCACCGACATCATTGTCTCCCGCCGACAGCTAGCCTTGACTCGCCCCTACACCATTGCCTACAAAACCGTTTCATCTGTAGACATGTGCTGGGTGGAAGTACATACCGATCAGGGAATCATCGGTAAAGGCTCCGCCAATCCCAGTAAACAGGTGGTGGGAGAATCTATGGACGACACCATGGAAGCCCTCTCCGGAGAATTGCTGGATCGCCTGAAAGGCCACGATATCCGCACTTGTCCAGCCATCTGCGAATCTCTCCATACATGGTTACCTGCCCAACCAGGAGCTAAAGCCGCTTTGGACATTGCCTTGCATGATGCTTGGGGGCAAGTATTGGGACTACCACTCGTCTCCATTTGGGGCCAACAACATGCTGCACTCCCTACCTCGATCACCATTGGCATCAAAGACGTTGCCGAGACCTTGGAGGAGGCGGATGAATACATCGGTCGTGGGTTCAAAATCCTCAAGGTGAAACTCGGCCAATCCTTGCAAGAAGATCTGGAACGCCTCGCCAAACTCAGAGAAACATTCGGGGAATCAATCGGAATCCGGGTAGACGCCAACCAAGGGTATACTCCTGAACAAGTATCTGTTTTCTTCAAGGAAACCGAAGAATGGGCCATCGAACTGGTGGAGCAGCCGATCCCAGCAGACGAGGTCGCCGAAATGCGCAAATTCCCCAGAGAAACCAGAAATCTGATTGCCGCTGACGAATCTCTTGTCACGGCTGACGACGCATGGCAACTCGCCCAAATGCCCAAGGCATGCGGGATTTTCAATATCAAACTCATGAAATGCGGAGGAATCCATCAAGCCCGCCGAATCGCAGAGGTAGCGAGATTATCAGATACCGAATTGATGTGGGGATGTAATGACGAAAGTGTGGTATCTATTGCCGCGGCTCTCCATACCGCATTGTCTTATTCACATACGCGATATTTGGATCTCGACGGGAGCTTGGATTTGGCGAGTGATCTCGCCAAAGGAGGGTTTGTCCTCAAAGATGGCATGATGTCCCTCGCCGGGCGCCCGGGTTTGGGAGTCTACTGA
- a CDS encoding DUF1611 domain-containing protein, producing MDGKAVVFTGGRFNSPFAKTAHGLVRGTERYEIVGLLDGQDLAGSDAGAVLDGRSRNIPIYSDLDSFLKSGQKADYFIIGIASAGGKIPEEWYPILKKAIQSGLSVVNGLHDFLSEQPEMLELAMDNGVDLIDIRKPKPRGELHFWDGSIHQVTVPKIAVLGSDCAVGKRTTARLLMETLNQFGIKSEMVYTGQTGWMQGGKYGFIFDSTVNDFVSGELEKAIVTCHEEAKPEIILMEGQAALLNPSGPCGSEFLVSGMADAVILVHPEGRMYYKGWEETGRTIPPVSHQVNLIGMYGVPTIGLALNTQHVPLMEARQARMRYQNELGIPACLPIEEGVHPLLQPLKRMISEFKTYQRNA from the coding sequence ATGGATGGGAAAGCCGTGGTCTTCACCGGCGGGCGATTCAATTCCCCTTTTGCCAAAACCGCCCATGGATTGGTCCGTGGTACGGAACGATATGAAATTGTCGGACTTTTGGACGGGCAAGATCTGGCAGGATCAGATGCAGGCGCCGTGCTGGATGGCCGAAGTAGAAACATCCCCATTTATTCGGATCTGGATTCCTTTCTGAAAAGTGGTCAAAAGGCGGATTATTTCATCATTGGAATCGCCTCGGCAGGAGGAAAAATTCCAGAGGAATGGTACCCGATTCTGAAAAAAGCCATTCAATCCGGTCTATCTGTTGTCAATGGTCTCCACGATTTCTTATCAGAGCAGCCGGAGATGCTCGAGTTGGCGATGGACAACGGCGTAGACTTGATTGACATCCGAAAACCCAAACCGAGGGGTGAACTCCACTTTTGGGATGGAAGTATTCATCAGGTCACTGTGCCTAAAATCGCGGTTTTGGGCTCTGATTGTGCGGTGGGGAAACGGACTACTGCGCGGCTACTGATGGAAACGCTGAATCAGTTCGGAATTAAATCAGAAATGGTCTACACAGGTCAGACCGGCTGGATGCAAGGCGGCAAATATGGGTTCATCTTTGACTCGACCGTGAATGATTTTGTCTCTGGAGAATTGGAAAAAGCTATTGTCACCTGCCACGAGGAAGCCAAGCCCGAGATCATCCTTATGGAAGGGCAAGCGGCATTGCTCAATCCTAGTGGGCCATGTGGTTCTGAGTTTTTGGTGTCAGGCATGGCAGACGCTGTGATTCTCGTTCACCCTGAAGGCCGAATGTACTACAAAGGTTGGGAGGAGACCGGTCGCACCATTCCCCCAGTCTCACATCAAGTCAACCTCATCGGCATGTATGGTGTCCCTACCATCGGATTGGCCCTGAACACCCAACACGTTCCTTTGATGGAAGCCCGTCAAGCTCGAATGCGATACCAGAATGAACTGGGCATTCCGGCCTGCCTGCCCATCGAGGAGGGAGTCCATCCACTTCTTCAGCCACTCAAACGCATGATTTCGGAATTCAAAACCTATCAGCGAAACGCATAA